In the genome of Arvicola amphibius chromosome 2, mArvAmp1.2, whole genome shotgun sequence, the window AGTGCTGTCTGGATATCTTTTTCCCCATTCTTCACTTCTGTCAAAAAGCCCTTTAAAAATTTGAGACCTctaaaatggaagagagaagaatattGTTTTCAAAGTTCAGATGGCAGATGCTAGCTTTTATATAAGTGTCTCAGGCAAGGCAGGGAGCAGACAGGATGGACAGAGGCCCTTCTGACTGGCTTCCTATTAGAAAGCTCTGGACACTCCCCTCACCCCCTCTAATATTCCTAATGCAGTGCTTTCAAATTATAGTGCTATGATTGTGGCTTTAGCATCATCTAGAAttcattagaaatgaaaattctAGACCCCCACACCAAATTCAGGGGTTCAGAAACTGGTTCTGAGTTCAGCGTTTCCCCAGGCACTGCCATTCAAGCGGAAAACATTCACTTAAAGAGAAACTCACTGACTTTCCTAGAATTCTGATCTTACAAATACTTCCACAATTCATAGCCATCACTATGAAGCTGATCCGACTTTCTAGAAAGTCTAACGTTTGGTGGATCCTTTATTCCAAGGCAACAGTGAGCTGTAGCATCTCGGCTGAGCTGGACTGAGCATGTATGCGCTCCACTTGACTGCCTCACCTCTTCAGCCACAAGAGTGCTTCGGTCGCTGAGTTCCTAACCTGAGCTACATCCGCCTCCACCTCATGCAGCACTATCTTCTGGAGGGTAGTAAACTCCTCCTTGTTGGTTATGTACTTCTGATTCACcttctggaaaacaaaaacaagaaacaggacAACTGCCTAAGATGAAAACTGTAATATTACCAGTTCTATCAGTACAATATTCAAATTTAGAAGCAAGAAGAGTCTAACAAGTCAAAGCGAGACTTTACTATCCTCCTTATGTTTTCAGGGTGAGTGTTTTAAACATTCCAAAAATTCTATGAGGCTTTAACTAACATCAACAGTTGCAGGTTTTAAGCAATATTCTTGAGGGACCTTTGTCCACCTCATTCACTTGTGTGACTGACTCCATATACCTCACCACCTCTCCAAACACGCAGGAAAGGTATCCACAGACACCTCCCAACTTCTTCAACATAGCATACCTGGTGGTGGGGACtgtattctaatttatttttgagacagggactctctacatagccctggctgtcctggaactcactctgtagacaggttacccttgaactctcagagatcctcctgcctctgccatgcAAGTACTGGGATGTTAGATGTAATACAAACACCTCTGGCTTTTCTGGGAAGGAGGCTCAGACTTCCTGTTGTTGATGGCTCCACAGATGTACCAGAAAGCTGGCCTTTTGAGTAGCCCCAGACAAATGATAGCTATTGCCAGTGACATTTGTGGAGAAATGTTCCTTGTTATTGTTTAACTCCAAAGTGTATGCAATCATTGCCGACAAGAGTAACtctccactgagccagctctgaCCTTTAAAGAGGTCAGCCTACCAAAGGCTTGTTTCTATCACTTACCAGGGCTACCTCAGTCATTCTACTCCTGAAATTTCCCAGCGCGAATGATTTGTCCCCCTCTGATTTACCCTTGTCAAACACAAAAGGAGTGGAAACCATTCCTTTATAGACACGGCTCTACAGAGACAAATCAGTATATTCACCTTGATATTTCCAACAAGATCCATTTTCACAGGCGCAAACACTGTAGGACCAAGTTTGTCTGAAAGACAGtattggaaatatttttgaaaaagtttttttaatgtagaaagcacacacatataatagaaAATATCTGTACAGTAATTAAACGTTTAGAAGATCTTTTCTCCAACATTACTCTGACTTCTAAGTAATTTTCTAAACATAGGCTCTGGAGCTGGACCTGTCACCAGCGCTTCTCTCTCACGCTGCTGAGATGAGGCCCAGTAACCAGGGCCCATGCGGCACATCTGATGAAAATGCCTCCTAAGTATACAGTACCCATTTGAGATCCTTTAGGTTGGCTTAGTACTTGCTCAATCGAAAGCCTAAAATACACTATtagattttaaagatttgttccCAGAGAATGAAAACTACCTCATTAATGGCTATCTGTAATGACTGTATGTTTCTATCACATTACAGATATGCTATATCTCAaaagatatattaatttttattttactattttaatatatCTTCTATAAACTGAAAATTACATGTAGTTTGATTACACTACTaattttaagttttctagatCTAACttactaattttaattatttaggttTACTAAACATAATCTTTAAAGTATAATCtaaaagcagcagagaaaaaataatgaattctaaaaagtatctgatttttaaaaaggttcaAAAACACATAGTTAAAAACAACCCCACCTATGAGACAAAATAGCACACTGAAGAACAATAGCTTCACTGGCTCAAAGCcaggaaataagaacaaaaaggacaaaacagaaaacacagaataagatggtagaaacaaagcaaaacaggagTGAATGTaaaggaatataaaaatgtagttcATTATATAGGTAATTACcagaaaaacataaatttcaaTGGCTGCAGAAAAAGCACTTTATAAAATTATCTGATTTCATGGCTATAAAAACAACTACCAGCACACAACAATCAATTGTCTACATATATTAATGGTACATGTGTAAATATGAAACCCATAAAATTCCGAAGTTTAttccaaataaaacacaaagttaTACAAAAGCATtgttcagagaaaataaacataataaaaggtatatatgtatatatttatatatttcacatacttgtgtatataaaaatacatacgTTAAATTAACACATACATCATACTAATGGACTAGAAGGCATAATGTTAGGTAATTTTCCTCAGAATGGCTTACAAATTCAATGCAGTTTTAATCAAATCCCAGAGGCCTTTTAATAGGtaagataaaactaaaattatacatacCTGTAAGGGACCTAGAATTGCCAAAACGatcatgaaaagaaataaaatcggAAGACTTATAATCTCTGATTTTGAGCTTTACCTACGTAAGACTCTAAGGAAATACAAACAAATCACGGGAGTGGAAAAGAGACCATTTTATGGGTCTACAGGTCTTGGAGTAGATGGCCAGGGCAACCTAAGAAGACACTGGTGGTTGTTTTTCTTGGCAAATGGTTCTTAACTAGATTATAATTAAGACAAAAATGACCCTCAGTCCCAACATCATGACATATAACGAAAAGAAAGTCCAGCATGGACTATGGGCTGAGGAGGCTGGAAAGTCCCTCCCTGCCTttggtccctagcacccatgGATGGGGGAAtgaactaggcatggtggcacatgctgacAGTCTCAATATTGGTGGGGACACTGGGGAGTTAGATGCAGGAAGATCCTTGTTTAGCTACAGGCCAGTAagatactttgtctcaaaaaacaatgtgGATGGCATAAAGAAGACCACCCAAAATTGTCCTCTAGCTTCCACAAGAATGTGCACTTGTGCACACAAGTACTctagcacacatgtgtacacacgaacacatgcacgcacacacacataaacacacatacacctatacacatatcataaatgtaaaaattaaaaatctagaaaaattaTGAGAAAGCATCTTTATGACCCTTGATTAAAGTAACCGTAGGACAACTGAAAGCATTAACACAAAAATCAACTTTGTGAAAATGTGaaacttaattttcaaaaaacagAGTTACAAAATGATATCTTAAAACATAAATAGGCAAATGACGAGTCTGTGGGAGAAATATTTTTGATCCATGTCTATAATGGGATTTTacttgaaatatttaaagaattctcAGAATTCAATAATATGAACATCTTCAGTAATAGTACcctaagtaataaaaataaacaattttaaacataGGCTAAATTTGGAGAGACACATCACAACAAAAAATCTTTCAGTGGCATAACTGTATGATAACATACTCATCACCATGGTCACTggtaaatgcaaattaaagctacCACGGTAGCCACTGAAGACACAAGGATGGCCTAAACTTGAAGTACCTACAAATGTGAAGAGGTGAAGAAgcaactgcaatcccagcatgagGCAGCTGTGAGTGCACAGCTGTGCTAGCGTCTGCTCCTATGGGCTATCACAAAGGGATAGTAATTCAGTGACTCAGTAACATTGGAAGTTCTTGTCCTAGACACCCGAGAAAATGAGGAATATACGCACTATGGGGATGAatctccaaacacacacagtgagaaatGCCAGATACAAGCGTAGACAACAGGATTCCATTCAGATAGACAAGGAAAAACTAAACTATGGTGACAGGAATCAGTACAATTACTGCCTCAGGCTTCACAAAGAATTGTGAAACAACTGGCACAGGAATGTTCTAGGGTGATGAAAATGTCCTCTACTTTGACAGGAATGTAGACTATATAGGTAGGTGCATTTATCAAAGTTACAATCACAACACTAAGTTCTAGATGTAAGTTATacctcaatttaaaaaacatgaaTAGGGTTTGGGAGATGTTTAGTGTATGGAGCACTTGTTCAAGTGTGAAGGccagagttcaggtccccagaccTCATGCCAAAGCTGGGAAGGTGCAGAAACCACCTATAATGACAGTATTTTGGAGGCATAGGATCTGCGAGGAGCACTGTAAATAAAGTGGAGactgatggaggaagacacctgatatcaACCTCTAAAtcctacatatatgcacacacagtgcaccCACTCCCTCACCCATATTaccacacatatattcacatgtaCCAAATACTCAAACATGAGAAACAAgggaaaacatacataataaataatagagTAAATTTCAACACATTAATAATTTACTACCTTTATactaattaaacacacacacacacacatacacacacacatgcaggatggagaatactccagtcaagactcaaccataaccctaaattttctcagggtcccccaaaGATTACCAGCAGCCCCaaccaacaggaagtagtctagaaactatgtccacattcccccaaaatagGTTATAGATATTTATTATCATGTAAGGGGGGGTTGATTACAAaccaggaaaaaagctaaacaagggagtaaaattcaaagatctctttctaaaggaaaaaaaggataggatttagaaatgatacaatgaaagggaagattattgaatctactttaatctaaaaacaactattaatctttaaaattttacattggtatggattttggcaTGTAAGTTTAAAGTTAATtatgttatactgtatgtatattcctactcttatttaaggtattgtgtttatgaagctcatttaaaaatgtaatgtataattgaaAAATACAGactaatagtcatctataataaacttatagtcatgttaggtatgttttcaaggtcatgcacagatatatttagatagacagtcttcaaacatttcaaagacctacagaatatggcacttaatatgtttaataacctaaggtttttcatgacaatgagacacatctgctcctggaagcaccaatatacttcaaagaagatgatgggcatcgaagaaactccatatgctgtttgttttctttatggcaaaagctagttATGCGGCCAAAGAACTTGCCCTTGCCCCAATTGCTGACAATATACTGTCCAAACTGAGCCAGCAGTACTCAAGAAAGGCAACTGCGaagctttgccaagacaaggtgggaTAGTCCTTTAAATTCCTTGCTTCAAAGGAAAGGCTGTCAGATATATCAGGTCTGCAGGCCATAGCTGGATGCCCCAATGTCACAAAAGAACCTATGTGCTGTCCAGACAGCTTGATATCCCTGTTATTAAATAACAGTTCACCCTTTTGGGGCCTTTGATGGAGCTAAAGACTagatagatataaaactttagactcatcaagataagataaataatagaatatcttctgtaattttgccaaatacaaatggactggctattttaactgtaatttttgcttcttAACTGTTtctgttgtatataattttactatgttaaaattaaaatcttaggCAAAATAggaaaatgctgtggaataatccttttgtgtacactgtaaagatttgccactcagatttgttaaataaacactgattggccaatagcaaggcaaaaAGTATAGATGGGGCAATCAAATTGaagatgctgggaggaagaagggtgtaATCAGTGGAGCCACCGAAGCAAGacttgtagaaaatgaggtaacaagctatTAGCCATGTGACAAAACATAGATAACAAATTTGTGTTAATTTaagtataagagttagctagtaagaagcctgagctattggtttggcatttgtaattaatattaagcctctgagtgatgaTTTGAGAGTGGCTATGGAACAGGAAACTCCAACTACATATAcatctacatatatacacacaatttatcttaaaaaaattcttttgactGGTAAGGTATTTCCCCATAGTACTGATAAAAGGTCTGTTCCTGGCCTACCTCCACTTTGCAGTACAGATGAAAGTCCTGTTCCTGAACTACCTCCACTTTGTATGAATATTTTCTAGAAAGCAGAATTCCCTGTTTTCATTATACTATCCTAAGATCAATAACTTAATCAATTAGAAATAGAATGGGAAAATACAAGAGTGTTTAAGTCACACAGTTTTCACTGTGTGGCATGTGATGTCAAAAGCTGAGAAGAATCAATTTACTGTACAAAGTCCAGAATATTTATCATTTGAATTTACTGTGATGGGAAAACAGTCtagaaactaaaatataatgCAACTGTAGCAATCTTACCGAGTACTGGAACCACTGCATAACAAGATGCCAAGAACGCTTCTGTGGGAATGCCACTGTCTTCCAGAAGTTCAATGTCACTAAAGCTGAACAATTTGGTGACATGGAGAACGGAAGATTAAAACCACAACAGCACTCTGCAGTTCAGAGATGTTACAGAAACAGCTTTTTAGGGAAAACCACTTTGCCTGATTTCTGAGCAGCCCCagacattatttttctattatgaaaCAATCCATTAACATAATTTTACAGAGATAATCCACCCTGATAATCCAAATCCTCGGTCACAATTGATTTCTCAAAAGGGAAGATAGGGTCTGACTGTCGGGGAGTTAAAGGGCCTGGGATACCTGGCACTCATGGCACTGAAGAAAGTCGGGATAACTTCTTCATTGTTTTCCCAGACGGATTCAAGCGAGGAAACTGAGTCTGGCCCAGGCTGTGCCAGATCACTGTCATGATTCCCCAggtttttctctccatcttccttcaGTATCTCACCTTGGACTACAAAGTAAATGATAACTATCACTAAGTTCTTATATactattataaaaattaacatacaaTCATTAGTGGAAATTTCTAAAccacagaacaggaaaagcaCATACACTCACGCCTGTATGTATAACTTATTTTCAGTCATTAGTGCATCACAATTACTTCACTATTGTTCAGTACTCTTCAAAAACATGATGCACTGGTTTCtgcaatatatttatttatatactttgtacatgtgtgtgatcagaggacaacttggaggagttgGCTGTCTCCTCCCATTATATGCATTCTAGGGAATCCAACCCGAATCATCAAGCTTAGTGGGAAGTGCCTTTACTAACTCAGCCGTCTTGCTGCTCCCTGAAACATGATTATAAGGACCTCATGGTAACAGCTATAGCAATGCAATAGGCTTTAGTGATTTCTAAGATCTTTCTCCTACAAATATAGCCAGTCCTGGCTGTAAGCATATTCTTTGTCTGTGGATTTGCCCACTTGTTAACATTTACTTGTGAATCCCAAATCAAGACTTGTGGTGCTTTTTAGGCAGTCGTGGCAGCGCAGGGTGGTACAAACTTGTTACCAAGGATGCATGGGCTTAGGTGTTTGTCTTGCTTCAATTCTCATGCCACAAACGTCTTTATTTACTACCAtggtttttgtatgtgtatacccTTTGTAACTATTTTTGCAGTTTAAGAAGGCTCCAGGCAGTAACACTGTCTGGAGTGTATAAACAAGAAGTCTGAGGTACACCTTCCTGAAGAGAGTGTGCGTGTGGACAAACTTCATGTAAACACGAGCTCAGCTGGTGGCTGATGTCTGCTCTGAGTTTGATGTTTATCCAGACCACATCggtgtttttatatttattttctattgaaaAGAGCGTGAGAGCAATGCTATTCATTGATTAGCTGATCAAAACCACAGAACTGTGGAAAGCAAACTATTCCCTTAGAGCACTCACATATTGGGTGACTTCACACAGTATAAGCACAATCCACAAGAACTGACGCTCATGCTGTAAAGAGCCTGTCCAAAGGTCTGTGGGCATAGACTCCTATAGGGAATCTTTACTCAAGAGATCAGACTTTTAAAGGACGTGTGTTACTTTTATCAGACCCACATCTAATAGCTTCTAGGattaacacaatttaaaaaaacttgaCTTGGCTAGAAAAATAACAGAaccttttattttaagacagctATAGAAGAAATTAACTCATTTAAGTACTCAAACTTAAAACCATTTAGTAACCACCTAATACACAACTACCAGTTCTAGTATAGTTAATCTGGCTGATATGAAGACAGGGCTTTGTGATTAGTGCCAATGCAATTAGTAAATCTGAAAGGACATTATTCCCAACTACACCGGTATTACCTGGAATTTGGTGTGACTAACTCACAGAAGTATGGAGGCTGGTAAACTGTGACATCCTCAGGCTCTACTAGAAACCAGAAGATTGAAACACTTAAGCTGCTCTAATGTTATACACCGAGTCTGACATCACAGTCTGGGTTAAATAGAGGCTGGGATATTGTGGGGGAGTCAGTGAACTACTTACACCTGCCAGAACACAGCCACGACAACCAGCGCCAAGATGGggaaacagaacactggacagttAGGTGACCTGCGGTAGCAGGCTCCCTTAGGTCAGCGGCACACTTGGAGGCTAATCTGTGTCAGTGTCCTCCTACGTGTACTGTTCAATACAGCATGGAAAACTTTCTTTTGACATCACCTGTCACATGACCATCTGTGTTTTCTTCACTTGACATGCTGCAATCTACCTCTGTGGATTTCAAATACAAGGAACTCTTGGTTTTCATCAGGATTTCTTCATCACTATTTACTTCCATATTTAAAGATCCATTTTCACAACTGTTCAACTCCATCTGCCTAAAACaaatggtttaaaagaaaatgttgtaattTGCCACAGGTTGCCCAGATGTTACTCTAAGGGACAAGAAGATCCACAATCACTAAACACTGATTAAAAATAGATATCTTAAACGAAACCAAACCTCTCAGTCTCCTGAAGACACCAAAGCaagaacagaaaccaaaccaCTAAAGCTGAGTATGGGggctcatgcttataatcctCTCCTTAGGAcactgaggcaaaaggattgtcATCATCTtaagctaacctgggctatagaTTAAtacccacttaaaaaaataaacaaggagcCTTAATGGCTTTTCCTATACCACATGTCCTGGTGACATCATtttaggctaacctgggctatagattaaaaccctctttttttttttaaaggaaggaagggagggagggagggagagaaggaaggtgggagggagggagggggaaaggaccCTTAATGGCTTTTCCTGTACCACATAACTCAACCTCCTTGCTTTCCACCAGCATCAGGAAATGCTCAGGGCAGCTCTTTAGTGTGCAATAGGCTTTCTCCAGGTGCCACATTTAACACTTAGCTGACTTTCTTCAACTTCTCCCTGGGAGGTTTTTCCTCATCACACTGGCTACTTAAACATGTTTGCTTAGTAGTCAATTATCTGAAGAGGCAACTGTGGCCAGCAGAGATTTCTCCTGtcagcaggaggatcacaggggGACTGAGAACACATCAGGGCAGCAGAAAAAGCTGTTTGACACTTAAATGAAACAGCTGATTCTGTTAAAAGGGATGTGGTATCTTATACCCAGTCAAATTAAAGCAGTAACAGGACAGGATTCAAGCTACACAATGAttctagcaaaagaaaaaatttatttcaaatgcaTATACAAATCTACAATAAAACCTGTGGACACAGACAGAGCCAaagtctgaaaagaaacagaaatctacAAAAATGTTTCtagtaaaaatatctaaaaaggaaaaaaattagcaaCCAAACTGAGGGCAATCTTTCTAATaacaaatccacacacacacacacacacacacacacacacaccatatattgACAGCATATAAAGGGATGAATTTAGTAATTTGAGAGGGTAATGTGCACCATATCAATTCATGGAGGTGCTTACacaactttattcttttatgagTAAAGACCCTGACAACTGTGTAATGGGAGCTTTTCCTTTCTTGGTGGTACTGCAGATTAGACTCAAGGCCACACACACAAGCTAAGTGAGGATTGTACTACTGAGTTACACAAACTTgcagcacgtgtgtgtgtgtgtgtgtgtgtgtgtgtgtatacacagtttttattgtatatatatttatttaaaagcaaagaataatttAGAGGAACGGTACTAGTTTAGATTTTGCTAGCAAGTTATCCTTCAACTTATGGAGCTACTTAAAattcttttgtctaaataaaacagagaagcagCACTAGTTTTCCTGGGAAAACCACACTGCACTCAACACCGAGCTCTTCTACAAGACATGTTCTGACTCTCAGCAACTCTAGACAGACCAAGTCAGGGGATGTGATGGCAAATCTGCCCAATTCTGCCAATTGCAGTTTAGCTTCGCACAGGGAAGTCTGTAGTTTGCTTCTGGTACCGTCTCAAATCACATCACAACACCACTGCTTCTTTAGAATGAGGAACACGGGATACAGGTTTCTGACTTTtagaaggaagaggaacaagaagaGTTACTATACCTTTCCATTGAATTATGAACTGGTATGATAGGATGTTTCatcttaaaaaaagcaaagaaatgaaagttcACGTGTTAAATGGCAACAGTGTTATTTAGAATACCATCACATAGGAAAGTGGTCAATACAGTCATAATACAGATTGCCCTCCTCAAGGAAAGAATTCTAAGTCCCCTCCAAATGAAGCGCATCCAAATATCTCAGGAAAGGAAGATAGGGTTTTGAAAGATCTCGTAGCTAAATTCCTAGTGACTAGCTCTTTTTGTAATTTGTTAGCCTTACTCAGCATTAATAGCAAATTATGGTGAAGCATTATACCCAACACTAGCAGCATGAAGGTAAGCATTATGGACATTCCTGCCCTTAAGCCAACAGAAGTTAGGGAAATAGGGGAGTGTATGAGAAGAGATCTTCTTAGTCCAATGTAGGGACTGAGGGAAGACTAATGGAAGACAAGTAGAGCTAAGCTGGGAGAGAAGCTGAGAGTATATTCTCAGCACTGAAAAATGACATAAGCAACAGCATATTCAAGCTAGGTACTGTCAGGGGGAAAAGCAGGTGACACAGGAAAGGGCTACACTGAGCTTATAGGCCATGAAAAAATGATCAAAAAGTTTAGATAAAATCCAATTTACACTTCATTACTATTGGCTAATGAAAGGGCCAGACTGACCATGACTAGTAAGGGTAACAGTATTCTAGGGAAGACTCTTTGGGGTTATAGAAAAGAGGTTAAAAGAGAGTACGAGGAGTCAAACTACTAAAAATAACTGATGAGACATAGGGGACCGAGGGCAAATACAAAAGTGTAAGTAAAGCAAACCACTC includes:
- the Plekha8 gene encoding pleckstrin homology domain-containing family A member 8 isoform X2; the encoded protein is MEGVLYKWTNYLSGWQPRWFLLCGGILSYYDSPEDAWKGCKGSIQMAVCEIQVHSVDNTRMDLIIPGEQYFYLKARSVAERQRWLVALGSAKACLTDSRTQKEKEFAENTENLKTKMSELRLYCDLLVQQVDKTKEVATSGVADSEEGINVGTLLKSTCNTFLKTLEECMQIANAAFTSELLYHTPPGSPQLAVLKSSKMKHPIIPVHNSMERQMELNSCENGSLNMEVNSDEEILMKTKSSLYLKSTEVDCSMSSEENTDGHVTVQGEILKEDGEKNLGNHDSDLAQPGPDSVSSLESVWENNEEVIPTFFSAMSASFSDIELLEDSGIPTEAFLASCYAVVPVLDKLGPTVFAPVKMDLVGNIKKVNQKYITNKEEFTTLQKIVLHEVEADVAQVRNSATEALLWLKRGLKFLKGFLTEVKNGEKDIQTALISTEGSTIL